The following coding sequences are from one Chroogloeocystis siderophila 5.2 s.c.1 window:
- the psbD gene encoding photosystem II D2 protein (photosystem q(a) protein) gives MTIAVGQATSRGWFDVVDDWLKRDRFVFIGWSGLLLFPCAYMALGGWLTGTTFVTSWYTHGIASSYLEGCNFLTVAVSTPANSMGHSLLFLWGPEAQWDFTRWCQMGGLWTFVALHGAFALIGFMLRQFEIARLVGVRPYNALAFSAPIAVFVSVFLMYPLGQSGWFFAPSFGVAAIFRFLLFFQGFHNWTLNPFHMMGVAGVLGGALLCAIHGATVENTLFEDGDKANTFRAFNPTQAEETYSMVTANRFWSQIFGIAFSNKRWLHFFMLFVPVTGLWMSAVGVVGLALNLRAYDFVSQELRAAEDPEFETFYTKNILLNEGIRAWMAPQDQPHEHFQFPEEVLPRGNAL, from the coding sequence ATGACAATAGCAGTAGGACAGGCAACGAGTCGAGGATGGTTCGACGTCGTTGATGACTGGCTAAAACGAGATAGATTCGTATTCATCGGGTGGTCAGGACTGTTACTATTTCCCTGCGCGTACATGGCGTTAGGGGGATGGCTAACCGGAACAACATTCGTCACATCGTGGTACACGCACGGAATTGCATCGTCATATTTAGAAGGATGCAACTTCTTAACAGTAGCAGTATCAACACCAGCAAACAGCATGGGACACTCATTGCTGTTCTTGTGGGGGCCAGAAGCGCAGTGGGACTTCACACGTTGGTGTCAGATGGGCGGATTGTGGACATTCGTAGCACTACACGGAGCATTTGCCCTGATTGGCTTCATGCTCCGGCAATTTGAGATTGCCCGCCTAGTGGGAGTCCGGCCCTACAACGCGTTGGCATTCAGTGCACCGATTGCGGTATTCGTCAGCGTGTTCTTGATGTACCCCTTGGGACAATCAGGATGGTTTTTTGCTCCCAGCTTTGGCGTAGCAGCGATTTTCCGCTTCTTGCTATTTTTCCAAGGATTCCACAACTGGACACTCAACCCCTTCCACATGATGGGAGTAGCCGGAGTGTTAGGTGGGGCGCTGTTGTGTGCGATTCACGGTGCAACCGTAGAGAACACACTGTTTGAAGACGGTGACAAAGCCAACACGTTCCGTGCGTTCAACCCAACACAAGCGGAAGAAACCTACAGCATGGTGACCGCGAACCGTTTCTGGTCGCAAATTTTCGGGATTGCGTTTTCCAACAAGCGTTGGTTGCACTTTTTCATGTTGTTTGTGCCGGTCACTGGCTTGTGGATGAGTGCGGTAGGAGTTGTCGGTTTAGCGCTCAACTTGCGGGCGTATGATTTCGTCTCGCAAGAGTTGCGTGCGGCAGAAGACCCCGAATTCGAGACATTCTACACCAAAAACATTCTGCTCAATGAAGGTATTCGGGCTTGGATGGCTCCCCAAGACCAGCCTCACGAGCATTTCCAATTCCCTGAGGAGGTACTACCCCGTGGAAACGCCTTATAA
- the psbC gene encoding photosystem II reaction center protein CP43 — MGGGRDQESTGFAWWAGNARLINLSGKLLGAHVAHAGLIVFWAGAMTLFEVAHFIPEKPMYEQGLILLPHLATQGWGVGPGGEVINTFPYFVVGVLHLISSAVLGFGGIYHAIRGPETLEEYSSFFGYDWKDKNKMTSIIGFHLIILGCGALLLVIKAMFVGGLYDTWAPGGGDVRVISNPTLNPAVIFGYVLKSPFGGEGSIVSVNNLEDVVGGHIWVALLLISGGIFHILTKPFAWARRALIWSGEAYLSYSLGALSLMAFIATCFVWFNNTVYPSEFYGPTGPEASQAQALTFLIRDQRLGANVGSAQGPTGLGKYLMRSPTGEIIFGGETMRFWDVRAPWLEPLRGPNGLDLDKIKNDIQPWQARRAAEYMTHAPLGSINSVGGVATEINSFNYVSPRSWLAAFHFIMFFFFLVGHLWHAGRARAAVAGFEKGINRENEPVMAMGDID; from the coding sequence ATGGGCGGCGGTCGCGACCAAGAATCGACCGGTTTTGCCTGGTGGGCAGGTAATGCCCGTTTAATTAACCTATCTGGTAAGTTACTGGGTGCTCACGTAGCCCACGCTGGCTTGATTGTCTTCTGGGCTGGAGCAATGACTTTATTTGAAGTCGCGCACTTCATTCCAGAAAAGCCAATGTATGAGCAAGGACTCATTTTGCTACCTCACCTTGCTACACAAGGTTGGGGCGTGGGTCCTGGTGGTGAAGTTATTAACACATTCCCTTATTTTGTAGTTGGTGTACTCCACCTCATTTCTTCAGCAGTTCTTGGATTTGGTGGCATCTACCATGCAATTCGCGGTCCAGAAACCTTAGAAGAATACTCTTCCTTCTTCGGTTACGACTGGAAAGACAAGAACAAGATGACTAGCATCATCGGTTTCCACCTCATCATTCTAGGATGCGGTGCGCTATTGCTGGTAATTAAAGCAATGTTTGTTGGTGGTCTTTACGACACCTGGGCACCTGGCGGTGGTGACGTGCGCGTGATCTCTAACCCAACGCTAAACCCAGCGGTGATCTTTGGCTACGTGCTCAAATCTCCGTTTGGTGGTGAAGGCTCAATTGTCAGTGTAAATAACCTAGAAGATGTTGTTGGCGGTCACATTTGGGTCGCGCTGCTGCTGATTTCTGGCGGTATTTTCCACATTCTGACTAAGCCTTTTGCTTGGGCACGTCGTGCTTTGATCTGGTCGGGGGAAGCTTACCTATCTTATAGCTTAGGTGCTTTATCCTTGATGGCGTTTATTGCCACTTGCTTTGTTTGGTTTAACAACACTGTTTATCCCAGCGAATTTTACGGTCCTACAGGTCCCGAAGCATCGCAAGCTCAAGCATTGACCTTCTTGATTCGCGACCAGCGCTTGGGTGCTAACGTTGGTTCCGCGCAAGGTCCTACAGGTTTGGGTAAGTACTTGATGCGCTCTCCCACTGGTGAAATCATCTTCGGTGGTGAAACAATGCGCTTCTGGGATGTCCGCGCGCCTTGGTTAGAGCCGCTGCGCGGTCCTAATGGTCTTGATTTAGACAAAATCAAGAACGATATTCAGCCATGGCAGGCGCGTCGTGCTGCTGAGTACATGACACACGCACCTCTAGGTTCGATCAATTCTGTCGGTGGTGTAGCAACCGAGATTAACTCGTTTAACTACGTATCTCCACGTTCTTGGCTAGCTGCTTTCCACTTTATTATGTTCTTCTTCTTCCTCGTGGGTCACTTGTGGCACGCGGGTCGCGCAAGAGCAGCAGTAGCTGGTTTTGAAAAAGGTATTAACCGCGAGAACGAGCCAGTAATGGCGATGGGAGATATTGACTAA
- a CDS encoding PCP reductase family protein yields the protein MNDFESLEALRWTPEAKAKLKNIPFFARTQAKARIEQLARAAGQEVVTVELVEQARVEFGQ from the coding sequence ATGAACGACTTTGAATCTTTAGAGGCTTTGCGATGGACACCTGAAGCTAAAGCCAAGCTAAAAAACATTCCTTTTTTTGCGCGAACTCAAGCTAAAGCACGAATTGAGCAATTAGCGCGTGCCGCAGGGCAAGAAGTTGTCACAGTAGAGTTGGTTGAACAGGCAAGAGTAGAGTTTGGTCAGTAG
- a CDS encoding polysaccharide deacetylase family protein, with protein sequence MKIYQKRILNARFYCGFSVIGLAIPLPAPALANACREPSAIQQNIANSTIQLASWVDAPQTLIPKLVQDLGPWLAAYLNPPPTPNLHVRAKQARVPIMMYHDILPQKQVFFDVTPQELATHLELMRSHQLTPISLAQLVTHLRTGIPLPKKPILLTFDDGYSGHYQYVYPLLKKYGYPATFSIYTSNIGKNTGRPHVSWEQLRQMAADPLVTIAAHSVTHPADLRDLSEAELRFEIAESKRILETQLGISIDYFTYPAGKYDSRVTRFVGQAGYKAALTMDDSADRFAGESESLLAIARIGQSRLKHAIAGAWGGSQLPAWGVKFDFTTDISVQTTTIDSSRFILITGGKPITIHAKSRYQVPQILVGSPAIAAVDGGFFSLKSLDSNVMIGPVLSHSGKFVPGNNSENRKLNGRPLVLINSQAVKFVAFNSQQHNTLAGLNAALPNVTDSFVAAAWLVKDSQPQPASTFGSLFDYDAARHRAFWGINQLGQPTIGVSTKLIDSVSLGIALAQAGLRDAVMLDSGASTSLAYKGESLVGYTPRPVPHVVALIPPQTMTQSDCVMASR encoded by the coding sequence ATGAAAATATACCAAAAGCGGATTCTAAATGCCCGTTTTTACTGCGGTTTTAGCGTTATTGGGCTAGCAATACCTTTGCCAGCACCTGCGTTAGCAAATGCGTGTCGAGAACCGAGTGCTATTCAGCAGAATATAGCAAATTCAACAATCCAGCTTGCAAGTTGGGTAGATGCGCCACAAACTTTGATTCCAAAACTTGTACAAGATCTTGGACCTTGGCTTGCAGCTTACTTGAATCCCCCTCCAACACCAAACTTGCACGTCAGAGCAAAGCAGGCAAGAGTACCAATCATGATGTATCACGATATCTTGCCACAAAAACAAGTCTTTTTTGACGTTACACCACAAGAACTTGCAACGCACCTCGAATTAATGCGATCGCACCAACTCACTCCCATTAGTTTGGCGCAATTAGTTACTCATCTTCGTACAGGAATACCACTACCAAAAAAGCCAATTTTGTTAACATTTGATGATGGTTACAGCGGTCATTATCAATACGTCTATCCCTTACTAAAAAAATACGGCTATCCGGCTACTTTTTCAATTTATACATCTAATATTGGTAAAAATACAGGAAGACCACACGTTAGCTGGGAACAATTGCGACAAATGGCGGCTGATCCTTTAGTCACGATCGCGGCTCACAGTGTAACGCATCCCGCCGATTTAAGAGATTTATCAGAAGCTGAATTGCGATTTGAAATCGCTGAATCGAAACGAATTCTAGAAACTCAGTTAGGGATTAGCATTGATTACTTCACGTATCCTGCGGGGAAATATGATTCGCGAGTGACGCGCTTTGTCGGGCAAGCAGGGTATAAAGCTGCACTAACAATGGATGATTCGGCAGATCGCTTTGCGGGAGAATCTGAAAGTCTTTTGGCGATCGCCCGTATTGGACAATCACGCTTAAAGCACGCGATCGCTGGTGCGTGGGGAGGTTCTCAATTACCTGCTTGGGGTGTAAAATTTGACTTTACGACGGATATTTCTGTTCAAACAACCACGATTGACTCTTCGCGATTCATCCTCATCACTGGTGGTAAACCAATCACAATTCACGCCAAAAGCCGCTATCAAGTTCCACAAATTCTTGTAGGAAGTCCTGCGATCGCTGCTGTCGATGGCGGTTTCTTTTCGCTCAAATCCCTTGATTCTAATGTCATGATTGGACCTGTATTAAGTCACAGTGGCAAATTCGTTCCTGGGAATAATAGCGAAAATCGCAAGCTGAACGGACGCCCTCTAGTACTTATCAATTCTCAAGCCGTTAAATTTGTTGCTTTCAACTCTCAACAGCACAACACGCTAGCCGGATTAAACGCCGCATTACCAAACGTCACCGATAGCTTTGTTGCAGCAGCATGGCTAGTCAAAGACAGTCAACCACAACCCGCAAGTACCTTTGGCAGTTTATTTGATTATGATGCAGCTCGCCATCGAGCTTTTTGGGGTATTAATCAACTAGGACAACCAACAATTGGGGTTTCTACAAAACTGATAGATTCAGTATCGCTTGGAATAGCACTCGCTCAAGCTGGATTACGCGATGCCGTGATGCTCGATTCGGGTGCAAGTACTTCACTTGCTTACAAAGGAGAATCACTTGTCGGCTATACGCCCCGCCCTGTACCCCATGTTGTGGCTTTAATTCCTCCACAGACAATGACTCAAAGCGATTGCGTGATGGCATCTAGGTAA
- a CDS encoding vWA domain-containing protein codes for MPEILKLEDAVEFAENPEPRCPCVLLLDTSGSMQGEAIEALNEGLKVFRDELNRDSLAKKRVEVAIISFNFEVKVVQEFVTADQFEPPTLVAHGLTHMGAAIHQGLDLIQARKTEYRNNGIAYYRPWVFLITDGEPQGELESLVEQAAQRIRDDENSKRVAFFAVGVEGANMDRLSQIVVRSPLKLKGLNFQEMFIWLSASMQRVSQSKPDDQVALPPPGWGTV; via the coding sequence ATGCCAGAAATTTTGAAACTTGAAGATGCTGTAGAATTCGCCGAAAATCCAGAACCACGGTGTCCATGTGTTCTTCTTCTTGACACATCTGGTTCGATGCAGGGCGAAGCAATTGAAGCACTCAACGAAGGCTTAAAAGTATTTAGGGATGAGTTGAATCGCGACAGCCTTGCTAAAAAACGAGTTGAGGTAGCGATTATTTCTTTCAACTTTGAGGTAAAAGTCGTTCAAGAGTTCGTTACCGCTGATCAGTTTGAGCCACCGACACTTGTCGCGCATGGTTTGACTCATATGGGTGCAGCAATTCATCAAGGGTTAGATTTAATTCAAGCGCGCAAAACTGAATATCGCAACAACGGTATTGCTTACTATCGTCCGTGGGTATTCTTGATTACGGATGGCGAACCACAAGGCGAGTTGGAAAGTCTTGTAGAGCAAGCAGCACAGCGAATTAGAGATGATGAAAATAGCAAGCGCGTTGCCTTTTTTGCGGTGGGTGTCGAGGGTGCTAATATGGATCGTCTTAGCCAAATTGTCGTACGATCGCCATTGAAGTTAAAAGGACTCAATTTTCAGGAAATGTTTATTTGGCTATCAGCTAGTATGCAGCGCGTTTCACAATCGAAGCCAGACGATCAAGTTGCCTTACCACCTCCAGGTTGGGGCACGGTTTAA
- a CDS encoding SWIM zinc finger family protein — protein sequence MTNFSFQASREWWSQRWLDLLDSYRFKKRLERARNYARQGNILGIQFEGAKVSARVQGTEPEPYHVSLFLEPFTDEQWGYVIETMSQRAIFAAKLLAGEMPPNIEEVFTANGLSLFPFTLSEVRSKCSCPDKANPCKHIGAVYYQLGDRFSEDPFVLFQLRGRTKNQIIDALRELRSAHQEEVVSTEPETISSTLDNASSVTSASFWQYQEPLDPDLVVIAPSTSSDVLEMLGAIPLSHDLADDSDANSSEILMNYLDTTYKQVAQQAFIAAMNTAAS from the coding sequence ATGACCAACTTTAGTTTTCAAGCAAGCCGCGAATGGTGGTCGCAACGCTGGCTCGATCTCCTCGATTCCTACCGCTTCAAAAAGCGTCTAGAGCGCGCGCGCAATTACGCGCGTCAAGGTAATATCTTAGGTATCCAATTTGAAGGCGCAAAGGTATCAGCACGCGTCCAGGGTACAGAACCTGAGCCGTATCACGTTTCGCTGTTTTTGGAACCTTTTACGGATGAACAGTGGGGTTACGTCATTGAAACGATGTCGCAACGCGCCATTTTTGCAGCAAAACTCCTAGCGGGCGAAATGCCACCTAATATTGAAGAAGTCTTTACAGCGAATGGGCTATCACTATTTCCGTTTACACTTTCTGAAGTCCGTAGCAAATGCTCGTGTCCTGATAAAGCAAATCCTTGTAAGCATATCGGTGCGGTGTATTATCAATTAGGCGATCGCTTTAGTGAAGATCCTTTTGTCTTATTTCAGCTTCGCGGACGTACCAAAAACCAAATTATTGATGCTTTGCGCGAGTTACGCAGCGCGCACCAAGAAGAAGTTGTTAGTACTGAACCAGAAACGATTTCATCTACTCTAGACAATGCATCAAGTGTCACGAGTGCATCGTTTTGGCAATATCAAGAACCCCTCGATCCCGACTTAGTCGTTATTGCGCCATCAACGAGCAGTGATGTCTTAGAAATGTTAGGTGCAATTCCATTGTCTCACGATCTTGCTGACGATTCTGACGCTAACTCGTCTGAGATACTGATGAACTACTTAGATACGACTTACAAACAGGTGGCTCAGCAAGCTTTCATCGCAGCGATGAACACTGCAGCTAGTTAA
- a CDS encoding DEAD/DEAH box helicase, with translation MAILHGSWLVANNSLFIWGEMWRSLGGIEAASTAEILDHPLVMTLAELDELLRKTDFLPQVSRNILKSALPVMETATTERSRKGKTKQANSVVEIKRSPTAIFALPTDPDTGYPIHSAAFSLDADPTLKPWRVQGLYLDPLATFQFLTSLPLGSASQDEYLGGDLRFWSHVARWSLDLLSRCKFLPALSQSNDSFVASWRSLLDSAVDTSRLEKFAKIMPSVCLAYRTGEEDNDASQPSPQEVILSFLNSTIDAQIRTFLNGTTLPNAPSPIPEWLQALTTPDETVKAAPNQLERLAAVLNAWTAPLQYQINQAQIRTCFILHPPATGNEWTLAYGLQAASDPEFVIDAASIWRHPVAEWAIADRTIHQPQETFLRGLGLASRLFNPIAASLDEQYPTSCRLTPLEAYEFIRSIAPRFTDSGLGVILPPSLANREGWANRLGLKIRAVTPREKQGVGLQSLLNFEWELAIGGQTLSKAEFDRLVALNSPLVEINGEWVELRSQDIKTAQSFFASRKDKLSLSLEDALRLSSGDSLVIEKLPVVNFEATGALQELMSALTNNQAIALLPPPKSFQGELRPYQVRGFSWLAFLERWNLGACLADDMGLGKTIQFIAFMLHQKEQEALENPTLLVCPTSVLGNWEREVKKFGPQLKVMLHHGDKRPKGKTFVTAARKHDLVITSYALIHRDVKDLQSVSWQGIVLDEAQNIKNPEAKQSQSIRQLESAFRIALTGTPVENRLQELWSILDFLNPGYLGTRQFFQRRFAIPIEKYGDVDSLTQLRSLVQPFILRRVKTDRDIIQDLPEKQEMTEFCGISPEQAALYQQVVEESLAEIDAAEGLQRRGMILGLLVKLKQICNHPAQYFKQNKIAEPRQSGKLLRLGEMLEEALAEGDRALIFTQFAEWGKLLQPYLQQHLQREILFLYGSTSKKQREEMIDRFQHDPQGPPIMILSLKAGGVGLNLTRANHVFHFDRWWNPAVENQATDRVFRIGQTRNVLVHKFVCTGTLEEKIHEMIESKKALAEQVVGAGEQWLTELDTDQLRNLLVLDRNAVIDEDAE, from the coding sequence ATGGCAATTTTACATGGTAGTTGGCTAGTAGCAAATAACAGCTTATTCATTTGGGGAGAAATGTGGCGGTCTTTGGGTGGGATAGAAGCCGCGTCAACAGCGGAAATTTTAGATCATCCGTTGGTAATGACTTTAGCAGAATTAGATGAATTGCTACGCAAAACTGACTTTTTGCCGCAGGTATCGCGTAATATCTTAAAATCGGCGTTGCCAGTTATGGAAACTGCGACGACTGAACGCAGTCGTAAAGGAAAGACAAAACAAGCGAACAGTGTAGTAGAAATTAAGCGATCGCCTACTGCTATTTTTGCCTTACCAACCGATCCTGATACAGGTTATCCAATTCATTCAGCCGCGTTTTCTTTAGATGCAGACCCTACACTCAAACCTTGGCGTGTGCAAGGTTTATATCTAGATCCTTTAGCGACATTTCAGTTTCTCACTTCGTTACCGTTAGGTAGCGCAAGTCAAGATGAGTATCTAGGAGGCGATTTACGCTTTTGGTCGCACGTTGCGCGTTGGAGTTTGGATCTGCTGAGTCGTTGTAAGTTCTTACCCGCATTAAGCCAATCTAATGATTCATTCGTGGCTAGCTGGCGATCGCTGTTAGATAGCGCCGTCGATACTTCGCGACTCGAAAAATTTGCGAAAATCATGCCTAGTGTTTGTCTAGCTTATCGCACAGGTGAAGAGGACAATGACGCGAGCCAACCGTCGCCACAAGAAGTGATATTAAGCTTTCTGAATAGCACTATAGACGCGCAGATTAGAACTTTCCTCAATGGCACTACGCTACCAAATGCACCCTCTCCGATACCAGAATGGTTACAAGCATTAACAACGCCAGATGAAACCGTCAAAGCCGCACCCAATCAACTCGAAAGATTAGCCGCCGTACTGAATGCTTGGACAGCACCACTTCAGTATCAAATCAACCAAGCTCAAATTCGGACTTGTTTTATCCTACATCCACCGGCAACAGGTAATGAGTGGACACTAGCATACGGTTTGCAAGCCGCTAGCGATCCAGAATTTGTAATCGATGCAGCAAGCATTTGGCGTCATCCGGTTGCTGAGTGGGCGATCGCTGATCGCACAATTCATCAGCCACAAGAGACGTTTTTAAGAGGATTGGGGTTAGCTTCGCGTTTATTTAACCCCATAGCAGCAAGTTTAGACGAGCAATATCCGACATCATGTCGTTTAACGCCGCTTGAAGCCTACGAATTTATCAGATCAATCGCGCCAAGGTTTACTGATAGCGGATTAGGAGTGATTTTACCGCCAAGTTTAGCAAATCGCGAAGGTTGGGCAAATCGCTTGGGGTTGAAAATCCGCGCTGTAACACCGCGCGAAAAACAAGGAGTAGGGCTACAAAGTTTATTAAATTTCGAGTGGGAATTAGCAATTGGCGGACAAACATTATCGAAAGCTGAATTTGACCGCTTAGTAGCGTTAAATAGCCCGTTAGTAGAAATCAATGGCGAGTGGGTAGAACTGCGATCGCAAGACATCAAAACCGCTCAAAGCTTTTTTGCAAGTCGCAAAGATAAGTTATCGCTATCACTCGAAGATGCTTTACGGTTGAGTAGCGGCGACAGCTTGGTGATTGAAAAACTTCCCGTCGTCAACTTTGAAGCAACGGGGGCGCTACAAGAATTAATGTCCGCGCTGACGAATAATCAGGCGATCGCGCTTTTACCACCACCAAAAAGCTTTCAAGGCGAACTGCGTCCGTATCAAGTACGCGGCTTTAGCTGGCTCGCTTTTCTCGAACGCTGGAATTTAGGCGCGTGTCTCGCCGACGATATGGGACTTGGTAAAACGATTCAGTTTATTGCCTTTATGTTACATCAAAAAGAGCAGGAGGCACTAGAAAATCCCACATTACTTGTTTGTCCAACTTCAGTATTGGGTAACTGGGAGCGCGAAGTCAAGAAATTTGGACCGCAGCTAAAAGTGATGCTACACCACGGCGACAAGCGCCCTAAAGGTAAAACCTTTGTCACCGCCGCGCGCAAGCACGATTTAGTCATTACAAGTTATGCGTTGATTCACCGCGATGTTAAAGATTTACAAAGTGTTTCGTGGCAAGGAATTGTACTCGATGAGGCACAAAATATTAAAAATCCTGAAGCGAAGCAGTCGCAATCAATTCGCCAACTCGAATCCGCGTTTCGCATTGCCCTAACAGGAACCCCAGTCGAAAACCGCTTGCAAGAATTGTGGTCAATTTTGGATTTTCTCAATCCAGGTTATTTAGGCACGCGGCAATTTTTTCAACGACGCTTTGCAATACCGATCGAAAAATACGGCGATGTTGATTCTCTCACACAGTTGCGATCGCTTGTTCAGCCTTTTATTCTGCGACGCGTTAAAACAGATCGCGATATCATTCAAGATCTGCCTGAAAAGCAGGAAATGACCGAGTTTTGCGGTATAAGCCCCGAACAAGCCGCGTTGTATCAACAAGTTGTCGAGGAATCTTTAGCGGAAATCGACGCCGCAGAAGGATTGCAACGGCGGGGAATGATTTTAGGATTACTCGTCAAACTCAAACAAATTTGCAATCACCCTGCACAGTATTTCAAGCAAAATAAAATTGCCGAACCGCGTCAGTCAGGAAAGTTACTGCGCCTTGGAGAAATGTTAGAGGAAGCTTTAGCCGAAGGCGATCGCGCGTTGATTTTCACGCAATTTGCCGAGTGGGGTAAACTGCTGCAACCTTATCTACAACAGCATTTACAGCGCGAAATTTTGTTTCTCTATGGCAGTACTTCCAAAAAACAACGCGAGGAAATGATTGATCGCTTTCAGCACGATCCGCAAGGTCCGCCGATTATGATTCTATCTTTAAAAGCTGGTGGTGTCGGGTTAAATTTAACGCGGGCAAATCACGTCTTTCACTTTGATCGCTGGTGGAATCCTGCGGTAGAAAATCAAGCGACAGACCGCGTATTTCGCATCGGTCAAACTCGGAATGTTTTAGTTCATAAGTTTGTGTGTACGGGGACTTTGGAAGAAAAAATTCACGAAATGATCGAAAGTAAAAAAGCTTTAGCCGAACAAGTTGTAGGCGCAGGGGAACAGTGGTTGACAGAATTAGATACCGATCAATTGCGTAACTTACTTGTACTCGACCGTAACGCTGTTATTGATGAGGATGCAGAATGA